A region of Neovison vison isolate M4711 chromosome 7, ASM_NN_V1, whole genome shotgun sequence DNA encodes the following proteins:
- the ILK gene encoding integrin-linked protein kinase, with the protein MDDIFTQCREGNAVAVRLWLDNTENDLNQGDDHGFSPLHWACREGRSAVVEMLIMRGARINVMNRGDDTPLHLAASHGHRDIVQKLLQYKADINAVNEHGNVPLHYACFWGQDQVAEDLVANGALVSICNKYGEMPVDKAKAPLRELLRERAEKMGQNLNRIPYKDTFWKGTTRTRPRNGTLNKHSGIDYKQLNFLAKLNENHSGELWKGRWQGNDIVVKVLKVRDWSTRKSRDFNEECPRLRIFSHPNVLPVLGACQSPPAPHPTLITHWMPYGSLYNVLHEGTNFVVDQSQAVKFALDMARGMAFLHTLEPLIPRHALNSRSVMIDEDMTARISMADVKFSFQCPGRMYAPAWVAPEALQKKPEDTNRRSADMWSFAVLLWELVTREVPFADLSNMEIGMKVALEGLRPTIPPGISPHVCKLMKICMNEDPAKRPKFDMIVPILEKMQDK; encoded by the exons GGATGATCATGGCTTCTCCCCCTTGCACTGGGCCTGCCGAGAGGGCCGTTCAGCTGTGGTTGAGATGCTGATCATGCGGGGGGCACGAATCAATGTGATGAACCGTGGGGATGACACTCCCCTGCACCTGGCAGCCAGTCATGGACACCGTGATATTGTGCAGAAG CTCTTGCAGTATAAAGCTGACATCAATGCAGTGAATGAGCATGGAAACGTGCCCCTGCACTATGCCTGTTTTTGGGGCCAAGATCAGGTTGCAGAG GACCTGGTGGCTAATGGGGCTCTTGTCAGCATTTGTAACAAGTATGGAGAGATGCCTGTGGACAAAGCCAAGGCACCCCTGAGAGAGCTCCTCCGAG AGCGGGCAGAGAAGATGGGCCAGAACCTTAACCGTATTCCATACAAGGACACTTTCTGGAAGGGAACCACCCGCACTCGGCCCC GAAATGGGACTCTGAACAAACACTCTGGCATTGACTACAAACAGCTCAACTTTTTGGCAAAGCTCAACGAGAATCACTCTGGAGAG CTATGGAAGGGCCGTTGGCAGGGCAATGACATCGTCGTGAAGGTGCTAAAGGTTCGAGACTGGAGTACAAGGAAGAGCAGGGACTTCAACGAGGAGTGTCCCCGTCTCAG GATTTTCTCGCATCCAAATGTGCTCCCAGTGCTAGGTGCCTGTCAGTCTCCAcctgctcctcaccccaccctcATCACACACTGGATGCCATATGGATCCCTGTACAATGTATTACATGAAGGCACCA ATTTTGTTGTGGACCAGAGCCAGGCTGTGAAGTTTGCGTTGGACATGGCACGGGGCATGGCCTTCCTACACACATTAGAGCCCCTCATCCCACGACATGCACTCAATAGCCGTAGTGTAATG ATTGATGAGGACATGACTGCCCGAATCAGCATGGCCGACGTCAAGTTCTCCTTCCAGTGCCCTGGGCGCATGTATGCACCTGCCTGGGTGGCCCCTGAAG CACTGCAGAAGAAGCCTGAAGATACAAACAGACGCTCAGCAGACATGTGGAGTTTTGCAGTGCTTCTGTGGGAACTGGTGACACGGGAGGTACCCTTTGCTGACCTCTCCAACATGGAGATTGGAATGAAG GTGGCACTGGAAGGCCTTCGGCCTACTATCCCACCAGGCATTTCCCCCCATGTGTGTAAGCTCATGAAGATCTGCATGAATGAAGACCCTGCTAAGCGGCCTAAATTTGACATGATTGTGCCTATCCTGGAGAAGATGCAGGACAAGTAG